The Deltaproteobacteria bacterium genome contains a region encoding:
- a CDS encoding cofactor-independent phosphoglycerate mutase — protein sequence MTKYVVLLGDGMADEPHEAFGGLTVMQAANTPVMDALARRGELGLVNTIPPGMSPGSDVANLSAIGYAPERVYSGRAPLEAASIGVRLAPDETALRTNLVTLRQAEGGALVMDDYSAGHISSDDARPLIEALNDAFAGDGVKFYPGVGYRHLGVARGFDDSLKTRAPHDIMGERIDGHLPRGTGADLLNSLMERSRDVFANLPENTRLKTPVTQIWFWGQGKAPTIPTMREQYGLDGAVVSAVDLVRGIGVYLGLKVLHVEGATGWLDTNYAGKVAAAVEFLESGGDFVFVHVEAPDECGHVGKPELKKQAIEDFDTNVVAPMLDYLRTQPSYRLLILPDHPTPLALRTHTNSPVPYVLAGSTDVGDATGRGYNEFDAAATGLVIPSGPDLFRRFLARS from the coding sequence ATGACGAAGTACGTGGTTTTGCTGGGCGACGGCATGGCCGACGAGCCGCACGAGGCGTTCGGCGGCCTGACCGTGATGCAGGCGGCGAATACGCCGGTGATGGATGCGCTGGCGAGGCGCGGCGAACTTGGACTCGTGAATACGATTCCGCCCGGCATGTCGCCGGGTTCCGACGTCGCCAATCTCTCCGCCATCGGTTACGCGCCGGAGCGGGTGTACTCGGGCCGCGCGCCGCTCGAGGCGGCCAGCATCGGCGTGCGCCTTGCGCCCGACGAAACCGCCCTGCGCACGAATCTCGTCACGCTGCGACAAGCCGAGGGCGGCGCGCTCGTGATGGACGACTACTCCGCCGGGCACATTTCGTCGGACGACGCCCGCCCGCTGATTGAGGCGCTCAACGACGCGTTCGCGGGCGACGGGGTCAAGTTTTACCCGGGAGTCGGTTATCGGCATCTCGGCGTTGCACGGGGATTCGACGATTCGCTGAAGACGCGCGCGCCGCACGACATCATGGGCGAGCGCATTGACGGTCACCTGCCGCGCGGCACCGGAGCCGATCTCCTCAACTCGCTGATGGAACGGTCGCGCGACGTATTCGCGAATCTGCCCGAAAACACCCGGCTCAAGACGCCGGTCACGCAGATCTGGTTTTGGGGGCAGGGAAAGGCCCCGACGATTCCCACGATGCGCGAGCAATACGGGCTCGACGGTGCGGTGGTGTCGGCGGTCGATTTGGTGCGCGGGATCGGGGTTTATCTCGGGCTCAAGGTCCTTCACGTCGAGGGCGCGACGGGTTGGCTCGACACGAACTACGCGGGAAAGGTCGCGGCCGCGGTCGAGTTTCTGGAGTCGGGCGGCGACTTCGTCTTCGTCCACGTCGAAGCGCCGGACGAGTGCGGCCACGTCGGCAAGCCTGAATTGAAAAAACAGGCGATCGAAGACTTCGACACGAATGTCGTCGCGCCGATGCTCGATTACCTGCGGACGCAGCCGTCGTATCGACTCTTGATCTTGCCCGATCACCCCACGCCGCTCGCCCTGCGTACGCACACCAATTCGCCGGTGCCGTACGTGCTCGCGGGATCGACGGACGTCGGCGACGCGACGGGGCGCGGTTACAATGAATTCGACGCCGCTGCGACGGGGCTCGTGATTCCGAGCGGGCCGGACCTTTTCCGAAGGTTCCTCGCGCGTTCGTGA
- a CDS encoding threonine synthase: MKPSHHAWPGLIRAYREWLDVARDEDVVTLFEGNTPLIPAPSIAAAVGRGVRVLCKFEGLNPTGSFKDRGMTMAISKAKESGARAVICASTGNTSASAAAYASRAGMRSYVLIPDGKIALGKLSQAMMHGATVLQVQGNFDDALRLVVEVSEKYPVTLVNSINPHRIQGQKTASFEIIEALGGRAPDYHFLPVGNAGNITAYWLGYTQWFERGLVGERPKMMGFQAAGSAPIVLGHPVANPETIATAIRIGNPASWKQAVAARDESGGTIDMVTDDEILAAYRRLAAEDGIFCEPASAASVAGLLKYADRLDLSGGETIVCTLTGHGLKDPDRAIAVSEPPIKIDADEESVVRALGLT, from the coding sequence GTGAAACCGTCGCATCACGCGTGGCCCGGTCTCATCCGCGCCTACCGCGAGTGGCTCGATGTCGCGCGCGACGAAGATGTCGTCACGCTGTTCGAAGGCAATACGCCGCTCATTCCCGCGCCGTCGATCGCGGCGGCGGTCGGGCGCGGCGTGCGCGTCCTCTGTAAGTTCGAGGGGCTCAATCCCACCGGGTCGTTCAAGGACCGCGGGATGACGATGGCGATCAGCAAGGCGAAGGAATCCGGCGCGCGCGCCGTGATCTGTGCCAGCACGGGCAACACGTCGGCATCGGCGGCAGCCTACGCGTCGCGCGCGGGCATGCGGTCGTACGTTCTCATCCCCGACGGCAAGATCGCGCTCGGTAAACTCTCGCAGGCGATGATGCACGGCGCGACGGTGCTGCAGGTGCAGGGCAACTTTGACGACGCATTGCGTCTCGTGGTCGAGGTCAGCGAGAAGTATCCCGTCACGCTGGTCAATTCGATCAACCCGCATCGAATCCAGGGCCAGAAGACGGCGAGTTTCGAAATCATCGAGGCGCTCGGCGGGCGCGCGCCGGATTACCACTTTCTGCCGGTGGGCAACGCGGGCAACATCACCGCGTATTGGCTCGGCTACACGCAGTGGTTCGAGCGCGGGCTGGTCGGCGAGCGACCGAAGATGATGGGCTTTCAGGCAGCCGGGTCCGCGCCCATCGTGCTTGGGCATCCGGTCGCGAATCCCGAGACGATCGCGACGGCGATCCGCATCGGCAACCCGGCGAGTTGGAAACAGGCCGTCGCCGCGCGCGACGAGTCGGGCGGTACGATCGACATGGTGACCGACGACGAGATTCTCGCCGCATATCGACGCCTCGCGGCGGAGGACGGCATCTTCTGTGAACCGGCGTCTGCGGCGTCCGTCGCGGGTTTGCTCAAATACGCCGACCGACTCGACCTCTCCGGGGGGGAAACCATCGTGTGCACGCTGACGGGGCACGGACTCAAGGATCCCGATCGCGCCATCGCCGTGAGCGAACCACCGATCAAAATCGACGCGGACGAAGAATCGGTCGTTCGCGCGCTGGGTCTGACATGA
- a CDS encoding homoserine dehydrogenase, with product MRTIRVGLIGLGTVGSGVLHILRNHTAELERRTGTSFQITRFASRSPEKWAELGMDASRGTTDPEAVAAASDVDLLVELMGGVEIPRRVLLRAFETGKNVVTANKALLSECGDEIFAAATRTGRKIGFEASVCGGVPIIQLLKTGFASENIRRVVGIVNGTCNFILTEMTQRRAPLAETLAEAQRRGFAEVDPTLDVNGMDSAHKLTLLAMLAWGVRVSASDVRAQGIEAIATEDIAYADEMGMTIKLLAVARRDEADRIGLSVDPTLVPSSSVIGQVHGAVNAVLIDGEHVGPLVMTGAGAGQMPTANAVVADMIEIARVATSTAPCDEFPTGVPEESRARADILPQDEIPAEYYLRFTALDRPGVLANIATHLAQHGISIAQVVQHGRDRHEAVPVIILTHEATTGAIRESIAEIDASPHVTRPTVVMKVLREVP from the coding sequence ATGAGAACCATCCGCGTCGGATTGATTGGCCTCGGAACGGTCGGCTCCGGCGTTCTGCACATCCTGCGAAACCACACGGCGGAACTCGAACGCCGAACGGGAACGTCCTTTCAAATCACGCGATTCGCGTCGCGTTCGCCGGAAAAGTGGGCCGAGCTCGGCATGGACGCATCGCGGGGCACAACCGACCCCGAAGCGGTCGCGGCGGCTTCGGATGTGGATTTGCTCGTTGAACTTATGGGCGGCGTGGAGATTCCGCGTCGCGTGCTCCTGCGCGCGTTCGAGACCGGCAAGAACGTCGTCACCGCCAACAAAGCTCTGCTGTCGGAATGCGGAGACGAAATCTTCGCCGCAGCCACGCGGACCGGACGAAAGATCGGATTCGAAGCCAGCGTTTGCGGCGGCGTGCCGATCATTCAACTTCTGAAGACGGGTTTCGCGTCGGAAAACATCCGGCGAGTCGTCGGTATCGTGAACGGCACGTGCAATTTCATTCTCACCGAGATGACGCAACGGCGTGCGCCGCTCGCCGAGACGCTTGCCGAGGCGCAGCGGCGGGGTTTCGCCGAGGTCGATCCTACGCTCGACGTGAACGGCATGGATTCGGCGCATAAGCTCACGCTCCTGGCGATGCTGGCGTGGGGCGTTCGGGTGTCCGCGTCAGATGTGCGTGCGCAGGGGATCGAGGCGATCGCGACGGAAGACATCGCTTACGCCGACGAGATGGGGATGACGATCAAGCTGCTCGCCGTGGCGCGCCGGGACGAAGCGGACCGGATCGGGCTTTCGGTCGATCCCACGCTCGTACCCTCGTCCTCGGTGATCGGGCAGGTGCACGGCGCGGTCAACGCCGTGCTGATCGACGGCGAGCATGTCGGCCCGCTCGTCATGACCGGCGCGGGGGCGGGACAGATGCCGACCGCAAATGCGGTCGTCGCGGACATGATCGAAATCGCGCGCGTTGCCACGAGTACCGCCCCGTGCGACGAGTTTCCGACGGGCGTGCCGGAAGAAAGCCGCGCGCGCGCCGACATCCTGCCCCAGGACGAGATTCCGGCCGAGTATTATCTGCGTTTCACCGCGCTCGACCGCCCGGGCGTGCTCGCGAATATCGCGACGCACCTGGCGCAGCACGGCATCAGCATTGCCCAGGTGGTGCAGCACGGGCGCGATCGCCACGAGGCGGTGCCGGTCATCATTCTCACGCACGAGGCGACGACGGGAGCGATACGCGAGTCCATCGCGGAAATCGATGCGTCGCCCCACGTGACGCGCCCCACGGTCGTTATGAAAGTTCTTCGGGAGGTTCCGTGA
- the lipA gene encoding lipoyl synthase, translating to MVKHHPHRLPEWAKPHIRSLGAAHDLKVRLRQAGLHTVCESAKCPNIGECFQRPTATVMIMGDICTRNCSFCAIVRDRPGELNLEEPRRLADMIVEVGLRHVVITSVARDDLPDEGAAHFAACVRELKSRDASIIVEILTPDFHARPELLEIVAGSPYDIFNHNIETVRRLQRKVRPQAEYDRSLAVLSSMAARRPDALVKSGIMVGLGETNDEVHATLADLYANGVRALTIGQYLRPRESNQPVHRYVTPAEFDEFRDHARSLGFRFVASGPLVRSSYLADRQVDLSAVS from the coding sequence ATGGTCAAACACCACCCGCATCGCCTGCCCGAATGGGCGAAACCGCATATCCGATCGCTGGGCGCGGCCCACGACCTGAAGGTGCGGCTGCGTCAAGCCGGTCTGCATACCGTGTGCGAATCGGCGAAGTGCCCGAATATCGGCGAGTGCTTTCAACGTCCGACGGCGACCGTGATGATTATGGGTGACATCTGCACGCGCAATTGCTCGTTTTGCGCCATCGTGCGGGATCGCCCGGGCGAACTGAACCTCGAGGAGCCGCGCCGTCTCGCCGACATGATCGTGGAGGTCGGGTTGCGGCATGTGGTCATCACGTCGGTGGCGCGCGATGATTTGCCCGACGAAGGGGCGGCGCATTTCGCGGCGTGCGTTCGTGAACTCAAGTCGCGCGACGCATCCATCATCGTCGAGATTCTCACGCCGGATTTCCATGCGCGGCCCGAATTGCTCGAGATCGTCGCGGGTTCGCCGTACGACATCTTCAATCACAACATCGAAACCGTCCGGCGGTTGCAGCGCAAGGTTCGCCCACAAGCCGAGTACGACCGTTCGCTCGCCGTGCTCTCTTCGATGGCCGCTCGCCGCCCCGACGCGCTCGTGAAGAGTGGCATCATGGTCGGACTCGGCGAAACCAACGACGAAGTGCACGCGACGCTTGCCGACCTTTACGCGAACGGCGTTCGTGCGCTGACCATCGGTCAATATCTACGCCCGCGCGAGAGCAACCAACCGGTGCACCGCTACGTCACGCCCGCCGAATTCGACGAGTTCCGCGATCACGCCCGCTCGCTCGGATTTCGCTTCGTCGCGTCGGGCCCGCTGGTGCGTTCCAGCTACCTGGCCGACCGACAGGTCGACCTCTCAGCCGTATCCTGA
- a CDS encoding ATP-dependent DNA helicase RecG, with protein sequence MELTRLHGVGPAVAKRLAAAGYERVEDLITIVPHGYVDRTRITPIAVLRDGEPAHVIGTATSAVSSRGWGGRGAFGKVTIMDDSGEIRAHFFGATAKGLRSSFRDGRRMLLSGIVRTHRDELAFSHPDVVFLDDPDASYPKYLPKYPEIEGVSAKRLAEWVLQAIDLVEDRLIDALPRDELGLDLPTLADALRAIHRPSDETDPLALASRNTTAYRRLIFDELFFLQLGLLLRRKNSEIGKTARLPMKSSLADAILHDVGFALTPAQAEALATIHADLSADRPMHRLLMGDVGCGKTIVAILAAARVIESGYQAALMAPTEVLARQQYERWSPIFERLGVGVGLFLGEASDVVRESARRLAGGEIGLAFGTHALLGARAKFDRLGFVVVDEQHRFGVGQRARLSDKALTPHVLVMSATPIPRSLAHTAFGDLDLGVIRERPPGRQGGETVWVEDERDRAFGLLAPTLARGDRVFVVFPAVEESEASDIANAVGFFRKEAEMRFAGIPIGLLHGQMSGVDKERALRDFAEGRTRVLVATTVIEVGVDVAEAGAVLIEDAQRFGLSSLHQIRGRVWRSDRPGLCVLCSRGPLTETAKRRLQTLVDCDDGFRIADEDLAIRGPGDMLGARQHGLPRLRFASLARDVDTLEQARNAARTWWGKRTDLRADPAVERILRHRFGDRLEFGTIG encoded by the coding sequence ATGGAGCTGACACGTCTTCACGGCGTGGGACCCGCCGTCGCGAAGCGACTCGCCGCCGCCGGATACGAGCGCGTCGAAGACCTCATCACGATCGTTCCCCACGGCTATGTCGATCGAACCCGCATCACACCGATCGCGGTGCTTCGCGACGGCGAACCCGCTCATGTGATCGGAACGGCCACGAGCGCTGTTTCGTCGCGCGGCTGGGGCGGACGCGGCGCATTCGGCAAGGTCACCATCATGGATGACAGCGGCGAGATTCGCGCGCATTTTTTCGGCGCGACGGCGAAGGGACTGAGATCGAGCTTTCGCGACGGCCGCCGGATGTTGCTGTCGGGGATCGTGCGAACGCATCGCGATGAGCTCGCGTTCTCCCATCCCGACGTCGTGTTTCTCGACGATCCGGACGCGTCGTATCCCAAGTATCTTCCGAAGTATCCCGAAATCGAGGGCGTTTCCGCGAAACGGCTGGCGGAGTGGGTTCTCCAGGCCATCGACCTCGTGGAGGATCGATTGATTGACGCGTTGCCGCGCGACGAACTCGGCCTTGACCTGCCGACCCTCGCCGACGCACTGCGCGCGATTCACCGACCTTCCGACGAGACGGACCCGCTCGCGCTGGCAAGTCGGAACACGACTGCATACCGCCGATTGATCTTCGACGAGCTGTTTTTTCTGCAACTCGGTTTGCTGCTGCGCCGAAAAAATTCGGAAATCGGAAAAACGGCGCGGCTTCCGATGAAATCGTCGCTGGCCGACGCGATTTTGCATGATGTCGGGTTCGCCCTGACGCCGGCGCAGGCCGAGGCGCTCGCGACCATCCACGCGGATCTATCCGCCGACCGACCGATGCATCGCCTGCTCATGGGCGACGTGGGATGTGGAAAGACCATCGTCGCGATTCTCGCGGCGGCGCGCGTGATCGAGAGCGGATATCAGGCTGCGCTCATGGCGCCGACCGAAGTGCTGGCGAGGCAGCAATACGAGCGGTGGTCGCCGATTTTCGAGCGTCTCGGCGTGGGCGTGGGTCTATTCCTCGGCGAAGCTTCGGACGTCGTGCGTGAAAGCGCCCGGCGACTGGCCGGGGGCGAAATCGGCCTCGCGTTTGGAACGCACGCCCTGCTGGGAGCGCGCGCGAAATTCGATCGCCTGGGCTTCGTGGTCGTGGACGAGCAGCACCGTTTCGGGGTCGGTCAGCGCGCGCGCCTTTCGGACAAGGCGCTGACGCCGCACGTGCTCGTCATGTCCGCCACGCCGATCCCGCGCTCTCTCGCGCACACGGCTTTCGGCGACCTCGATCTGGGCGTGATCCGCGAGCGACCGCCGGGGCGCCAAGGCGGCGAGACGGTGTGGGTCGAAGACGAACGTGATCGCGCCTTCGGGCTTCTTGCGCCGACCCTGGCGCGCGGCGATCGCGTATTTGTTGTCTTTCCCGCCGTGGAAGAATCGGAGGCGTCCGACATCGCGAACGCGGTGGGATTCTTCCGAAAAGAGGCCGAGATGCGATTCGCCGGTATTCCGATCGGCCTCCTCCACGGGCAAATGTCCGGTGTCGACAAGGAGCGGGCGCTGCGGGACTTCGCGGAGGGGCGAACGCGGGTGCTCGTCGCGACGACCGTGATCGAGGTCGGTGTGGACGTGGCCGAGGCCGGCGCGGTGCTGATCGAGGATGCGCAGCGTTTCGGCCTCTCCTCCTTGCATCAGATCCGCGGCCGGGTGTGGCGGTCCGACCGCCCGGGCCTGTGCGTTCTGTGCAGTCGCGGTCCGCTGACCGAGACCGCGAAACGTCGGCTCCAGACGCTCGTCGACTGCGACGATGGCTTTCGCATCGCCGATGAGGACTTGGCAATCCGGGGGCCCGGCGATATGTTGGGTGCTCGCCAGCACGGCTTGCCGAGACTTCGTTTCGCCAGTCTGGCGCGCGACGTGGACACGTTGGAACAGGCCCGAAACGCGGCGCGGACGTGGTGGGGCAAGCGGACGGATCTTCGCGCCGACCCCGCCGTGGAGCGAATCCTCCGCCACCGTTTTGGAGACCGTCTCGAATTCGGAACGATCGGCTAG
- a CDS encoding dihydroorotase, whose translation MRTLIAKSRVIDPASGLDEPRDILIEDGRILDLVRPGEKVADVAERIDAKGCIATPGFVDLHVHLREPGYEQKETIATGCMAAVSGGFTSVCSMANTNPVNDHSSVTALILAKAKEADLARVYPMAAVTKGLAGESLTEMGELYEHGVIGFTDDGRCVMNAAVMRNALVYANSFGVPVSVHAIDEHLAGDAPMNSGFHSMRLGLRGVPAAAEDTMVARDVVLSALTGARLHIQHISTKGAIEIVRMAKARGVPVTCEAAPHHFMLIDEDVGEYDTNFKMAPPLRGVDDREAVREALADGTIDAIATDHAPHEKLVKDCEFEKAANGIIGLETAFSLTWELVEAGVISEMRAIELLTVAPCKAFNLPHGTLTKGALADITIFDPKATYTFTTDRIYSLSKNSPFIGRAMKADVKRTLVGGRTVFARD comes from the coding sequence CCGGGCGAAAAGGTCGCCGACGTGGCGGAGCGCATCGACGCGAAGGGTTGCATCGCGACGCCCGGTTTCGTCGATCTTCATGTCCACCTGCGCGAGCCGGGATACGAGCAGAAGGAAACCATCGCCACGGGCTGCATGGCCGCGGTGTCCGGCGGATTCACGTCGGTCTGCAGCATGGCCAACACGAATCCCGTCAACGACCACTCCTCGGTGACCGCGCTCATCCTTGCCAAGGCGAAGGAGGCGGATCTCGCCCGTGTTTACCCGATGGCGGCCGTCACCAAGGGTCTGGCGGGCGAGTCGCTCACGGAGATGGGCGAGCTTTACGAGCACGGCGTGATCGGGTTCACGGACGACGGACGGTGCGTGATGAACGCCGCCGTGATGCGCAACGCGCTCGTCTATGCCAACTCCTTCGGCGTGCCGGTCTCGGTACACGCGATCGACGAGCATCTGGCCGGCGACGCGCCGATGAATTCGGGATTTCATTCCATGCGGCTCGGGTTGCGGGGCGTGCCCGCGGCGGCCGAAGACACGATGGTCGCCCGCGACGTGGTGCTCTCGGCCCTGACGGGGGCGCGCCTGCACATTCAGCACATCTCGACAAAGGGCGCGATCGAGATCGTCCGAATGGCGAAAGCGCGCGGCGTGCCGGTCACCTGCGAAGCCGCGCCGCACCACTTCATGTTGATCGACGAAGACGTGGGCGAATACGACACGAATTTCAAGATGGCGCCGCCGCTGCGGGGCGTGGACGACCGCGAGGCCGTGCGAGAGGCGCTCGCCGACGGCACGATCGACGCCATCGCGACCGATCACGCGCCGCACGAAAAGCTCGTCAAGGATTGCGAGTTCGAGAAGGCCGCGAACGGGATCATCGGCCTTGAGACCGCGTTTTCCCTGACGTGGGAACTCGTCGAGGCCGGCGTCATCAGCGAGATGCGCGCGATCGAGCTGCTCACCGTCGCGCCGTGCAAGGCGTTCAATCTTCCCCACGGCACGCTGACCAAAGGCGCCTTGGCCGACATCACGATTTTCGATCCGAAGGCGACGTATACGTTCACGACGGACCGCATCTACTCGCTCTCCAAGAATTCGCCGTTCATCGGCCGCGCGATGAAGGCGGACGTGAAACGCACCCTGGTCGGCGGGCGAACCGTCTTCGCCCGGGACTGA